In Sinorhizobium sojae CCBAU 05684, a single window of DNA contains:
- a CDS encoding YciI family protein produces MKYLCLVWCKEGTFEALSKEEQDELDRNSLQYDQDLARRGHMVAAEALQPPANSVVVRVRQAEISVTDGPFAESKEQIAGFILVEAKDLNEAIRIAAGIPLAKLGSIEVRPIHDFGSRS; encoded by the coding sequence ATGAAATATCTTTGTCTGGTCTGGTGCAAAGAGGGGACTTTCGAGGCCTTGTCCAAGGAGGAGCAGGATGAACTCGACAGAAACTCCCTGCAATACGATCAGGACCTCGCCAGGCGCGGTCATATGGTTGCGGCCGAAGCGCTGCAGCCGCCGGCGAACTCGGTCGTGGTTCGGGTGCGTCAAGCCGAGATCTCGGTGACCGACGGCCCGTTCGCCGAAAGCAAGGAGCAGATCGCCGGTTTCATCCTTGTCGAGGCGAAGGATCTGAACGAGGCTATCCGCATTGCCGCGGGCATCCCGCTCGCCAAGCTCGGCAGCATCGAGGTGCGGCCGATCCATGATTTCGGCAGCCGTTCGTAA